Below is a window of Candidatus Acidiferrales bacterium DNA.
CTCGGCCTGCCTTCGGTTACATACAAAGATGGCGTGGAGATTTATCTCGGCGCGCACAAGCTCATCGTGCGCTCGCTTCCCGGACATACGGGCGGCGATTCCGTCGTTTACGATCCGGCTGCAAACGTGGTCTTCTGCGGCGATCTGTTCTGGGATCACACGCTGCCGAATCTCATCGACGCGTCCACCAAGCCGTGGATCAAATCGCTCGATACACTCATCGCCGATTATCCGACCGCGACATTCGTGCCCGGTCACGGTGAAGTCGGCCACGTCCAGGACGTCCGCGATTTTCGCGGCTATTTGACCGATTTGCGTGACTTTATCGCGCAGGCGCAAGCACAGGGAAAATCGGGCGACGAGCTAATGAACGCAGTGCTGCCACAAATTCAGCAGAAATATGGTTCTTGGAACTTCTTCGGCTTCGCGAAAACTGATATTCAACTCACGGATCAGGAATTGCGCGGGCAGAAGCGCATCCCGCAGCCGCCGAGCCAATAACGGCCGGAAGAAAGCCGCACCCAGCCATGCGGACCAGCAATTAGAAGTTTTCAGAAGAGTGCGGCGAATCTTCGTGCGAATCGCGACCGCTGCCGCTGCGAATCGTCAGGCTCACAAGTGGAACTTCCAGGCGATCTTCCTCTTTCTTGGCGGGTGGCTCCGCCTTCCACGGCGCGACCCAAAAATCAATCGCGAGCCACAGGCTATAAGAAGGCTTGGCCATGCCGAGGCACACAACCGCGCCAAAGAGAACCCACAGGAGATCCTTCTGCATGTAGGTAAGGTGCGTGAACGTGGGCAGGAAAAGCGAAGGAACAAAAATCGCCAGAAAAATTCCCGCGGAAATC
It encodes the following:
- a CDS encoding MBL fold metallo-hydrolase, translating into MRIKFLAPLIPILALLCVAATADAPAPFTLHDLGNGAWAAIDNPDAKAARAGANAGFVISNDGVAVVDTFEHAPAAQELLNQIRAKTNLPIRFVVNTHYHLDHVAGNSIFAAAGATVMAQENVRAWERTENLKFFGAKITPEQKEMVESLGLPSVTYKDGVEIYLGAHKLIVRSLPGHTGGDSVVYDPAANVVFCGDLFWDHTLPNLIDASTKPWIKSLDTLIADYPTATFVPGHGEVGHVQDVRDFRGYLTDLRDFIAQAQAQGKSGDELMNAVLPQIQQKYGSWNFFGFAKTDIQLTDQELRGQKRIPQPPSQ
- a CDS encoding DUF983 domain-containing protein, translated to MKPPFRRTISRGLRFRCPECGQGSVFSSFFKMNDNCSVCGLSFYPESGYYAGAMYLDYMISAGIFLAIFVPSLFLPTFTHLTYMQKDLLWVLFGAVVCLGMAKPSYSLWLAIDFWVAPWKAEPPAKKEEDRLEVPLVSLTIRSGSGRDSHEDSPHSSENF